The following proteins are co-located in the Wenzhouxiangella marina genome:
- a CDS encoding RNA-binding S4 domain-containing protein produces the protein MSEAVRLDKWLWSTRFFKTRSLAQQAIRGGKVEINGQKPKASRLVRVEDRLQIGRGELLFEVVVIGLAERRVSAEQARALYEETAESIERREAQLARKREAREAGAQAGRPDKRQRRALERLRSRNR, from the coding sequence GTGAGCGAAGCCGTTCGCCTCGACAAGTGGCTGTGGTCCACCCGCTTCTTCAAGACCCGCAGCCTGGCCCAGCAGGCCATTCGCGGCGGCAAGGTCGAGATCAATGGTCAGAAGCCCAAGGCGTCGCGTCTGGTGCGGGTCGAAGACCGCCTGCAGATCGGTCGAGGCGAATTGCTGTTCGAGGTGGTGGTGATCGGGCTGGCCGAACGACGCGTTTCGGCAGAGCAGGCGAGAGCGCTCTACGAGGAAACCGCTGAGAGTATCGAGCGCCGCGAAGCGCAGCTGGCTCGAAAGCGAGAAGCTCGTGAGGCGGGTGCGCAGGCCGGTCGACCGGACAAGCGGCAGCGCCGGGCCCTGGAGCGTCTTCGTTCTCGAAATCGCTGA
- a CDS encoding ion transporter — protein MPAPEEALAPARALHWRERLGHWVEGRGFSRFIIGLIVLNAAILGLETSPTMMERAGAVLAGANAIILGIFVIEILLKLVAFGPRFFRSGWNLFDFFIVGISLVPASGPLEILRALRILRVLRLLSQVPKLRLIIESLMRALPGMGWTALLLILVFYVFAVMGTMMFGEQFPELWGNLARSLFTLFQVMTLESWSTGVARPMFDAYPWVWVYFVPFILVSSFMVLNLFIAIIVTATQSIHADEEEEQRQVLMETLKRIDERLARLEAGRPPAGKGE, from the coding sequence GTGCCGGCGCCTGAGGAGGCGCTGGCCCCGGCCAGGGCGCTGCACTGGCGGGAGCGCCTGGGTCACTGGGTCGAAGGGCGCGGCTTTTCGCGCTTCATCATCGGCCTGATCGTGCTCAATGCCGCGATCCTGGGCCTGGAGACTTCTCCGACGATGATGGAGCGGGCGGGCGCCGTGCTCGCTGGGGCCAATGCAATCATCCTCGGGATCTTCGTGATCGAGATCCTGTTGAAGCTCGTGGCCTTCGGGCCACGCTTCTTTCGTTCAGGCTGGAACCTGTTCGACTTCTTCATCGTCGGGATTTCCCTCGTGCCTGCCTCCGGGCCCTTGGAGATTCTGCGGGCCCTGCGCATCCTGCGAGTGCTCCGCCTGCTCTCGCAGGTGCCGAAGCTGCGCCTGATCATCGAATCCCTGATGCGCGCGCTGCCGGGCATGGGCTGGACCGCACTCCTGCTGATCCTGGTGTTCTATGTCTTCGCGGTGATGGGGACGATGATGTTCGGCGAGCAGTTCCCCGAACTGTGGGGCAATCTGGCTCGCAGCCTGTTCACCCTGTTCCAGGTCATGACCCTGGAGTCCTGGTCCACCGGGGTGGCGCGGCCCATGTTCGATGCCTACCCCTGGGTCTGGGTCTACTTCGTGCCGTTCATTCTGGTCTCGAGCTTCATGGTGCTCAACCTGTTCATCGCCATCATCGTCACCGCCACCCAGTCGATCCATGCCGATGAGGAGGAGGAGCAGCGACAGGTCCTGATGGAGACCCTCAAGCGCATCGACGAGCGCCTGGCGCGTCTCGAAGCCGGCCGGCCGCCGGCAGGGAAGGGCGAGTGA
- the htpG gene encoding molecular chaperone HtpG, translated as MSQTSNTETRAFDTEVHQLLKLMINALYSNREIFLRELISNASDASDKLRFEALTKEALKGLDQDLGIDVHFDAEKHQLRVVDRGIGMSRDEVIENLGTIARSGTRRFLDSLSGDQKKDARLIGQFGVGFYAAFIVASEVQVETRRADLPPGEGVRWISSGEGEYRIESIDRPEQGTVVTLSLREEHRDLLDRWVLERIIRHYSNHVAFPIRLLDESRPGDSEGDGSSLVNDSQAIWARSKAELEDEDYKSFYRSLGMDASDPVSWAHHHVEGTQSYSLLLYLPGQAPFDLLTNRDEREGLKLCIQRVFIMDAAEQLLPRYLRFMRGVVDSADLPLNVSRELLQDSPLLKKIRATVVKRSLDLIEKLAEAGGEPWERFWSAFGSVLKEGVIEDHEQRERIARLLRFASTRSDGEHSVGLDDYIERMGKDQDTIWYLTADSLRVARSSPHLEAFRARDIEVLLLTDRIDEWLVAHLDEYQGKTLKSVARGKLELGEEADAPDASATALAGRIKQVLGDRVGNVIPGRRLTESPACIVSDEHGMSLQMQKLLRQAGQEVPETKPELEINPTHAVVELMAAEQDEERFGELAQLLFDQALLAEGGELSDPAAYVRRVNALLVSALAPTPTEGDKDASASAGA; from the coding sequence ATGAGCCAGACGTCCAACACCGAAACCCGAGCTTTCGACACCGAAGTCCATCAGCTGCTCAAGCTGATGATCAACGCCCTGTACTCCAACCGCGAGATCTTCCTGCGGGAACTGATCTCGAACGCCTCCGATGCAAGCGACAAGCTGCGCTTCGAAGCCCTGACCAAGGAAGCCCTCAAGGGCCTCGATCAGGACCTGGGTATCGACGTCCACTTCGACGCGGAGAAGCACCAGCTGCGGGTCGTCGATCGTGGTATCGGCATGAGCCGCGACGAGGTCATCGAGAATCTCGGCACCATTGCCCGTTCCGGCACGCGCCGCTTTCTCGACTCCCTGTCGGGCGACCAGAAGAAGGACGCGCGCCTGATCGGTCAGTTCGGGGTCGGCTTCTATGCTGCGTTCATCGTCGCCAGTGAAGTGCAGGTCGAAACGCGCCGTGCCGACCTGCCGCCGGGCGAGGGCGTGCGCTGGATTTCCAGCGGCGAGGGTGAATACCGGATCGAGTCGATCGATCGTCCCGAGCAGGGCACGGTGGTCACCCTGAGCCTGCGAGAAGAACACCGGGATCTGCTCGACCGCTGGGTCCTCGAGCGGATCATCCGCCACTATTCCAACCATGTGGCCTTCCCGATTCGTCTGCTGGATGAATCCAGGCCGGGTGACTCCGAAGGCGATGGGTCCAGCCTGGTCAACGATTCCCAGGCGATCTGGGCGCGCTCCAAGGCCGAGCTCGAAGACGAGGACTACAAGAGCTTCTACCGCAGCCTGGGCATGGATGCCTCGGATCCGGTCAGCTGGGCCCATCATCATGTCGAAGGCACGCAGAGCTACAGTCTGCTGCTGTATCTGCCGGGTCAGGCGCCCTTCGATCTGTTGACCAACCGTGACGAGCGGGAGGGCCTGAAGCTCTGCATCCAGCGCGTGTTCATCATGGACGCGGCCGAGCAGCTGCTGCCGCGCTACCTTCGCTTCATGCGCGGGGTCGTCGACTCGGCGGATCTGCCGCTGAACGTCTCGCGCGAGCTGCTCCAGGACAGTCCGCTGCTGAAGAAGATCCGGGCGACCGTGGTCAAGCGCAGCCTCGACCTGATCGAGAAGCTGGCCGAAGCGGGCGGCGAGCCCTGGGAGCGTTTCTGGTCCGCCTTCGGCAGCGTCCTCAAGGAAGGCGTGATCGAGGACCACGAGCAGCGCGAGCGGATCGCCAGACTGCTCCGCTTCGCCTCCACACGTTCCGACGGAGAGCATTCGGTCGGGCTGGACGACTACATCGAGCGCATGGGCAAGGATCAGGACACGATCTGGTACCTCACCGCCGACAGCCTGCGAGTGGCGCGCTCGAGCCCGCACCTGGAAGCCTTCCGGGCGCGCGACATCGAAGTCCTGCTGCTGACCGACCGCATCGACGAGTGGCTGGTCGCCCATCTGGACGAGTACCAGGGCAAGACCCTGAAGTCCGTGGCGCGCGGCAAGCTCGAGCTCGGCGAAGAGGCCGATGCACCGGATGCCTCTGCCACCGCACTTGCGGGCCGCATCAAGCAGGTGCTCGGCGATCGGGTCGGCAATGTGATTCCCGGGCGACGCCTGACCGAATCGCCTGCTTGCATCGTCAGCGATGAGCACGGCATGAGCCTGCAGATGCAGAAGTTGCTGCGCCAGGCGGGCCAGGAGGTGCCGGAGACCAAGCCGGAGCTGGAGATCAATCCGACCCATGCCGTCGTCGAGCTGATGGCGGCAGAGCAGGATGAGGAGCGCTTCGGCGAGCTGGCCCAGCTGCTGTTCGATCAGGCCCTGCTGGCCGAAGGCGGCGAGCTGAGCGATCCGGCAGCCTATGTCCGCCGGGTCAATGCATTGCTGGTCAGTGCCCTGGCTCCGACCCCTACCGAGGGCGACAAGGACGCCTCTGCCAGTGCCGGCGCCTGA
- a CDS encoding dipeptidyl-peptidase 3 family protein — MKSMILILLASSLALALAACGDATEPASQGSEGEASPPTVAAVAADDAPSVETAAEALAPVRPGIYSSFRLDPPVDRLSENEQRMVGLLIDAAAIMDALFWKQAFGDPVVFLAGIDDPDARRFAEINYGPWDRLAGNQPFLPGFGPKPAGANYYPADMSDEEFEAFEDPAKLDLYTLIRRDEAGDLEVVPYHEAYAEELEQAAALLRQAAELSDSEGFADYLRLRAEALVSDDYQPSDMAWMDVRDNNVEIIIGAIETYEDQRYGAKAGYEAYVMLKDHDWSQRLSRYAALLPALQEGLPVPEAYRAESPGTDSDLNAYDMVYYAGHSNAGSKTIAVNLPNDEEVQLARGTRRLQLKNAMRAKFDAILEPLAEVLIAEDQRRHIQFDAFFGNTMFHEVAHGLGIKNTINGQGTVREALREHASPHEEGKADVLGLYMVRELLEQGEMEGEVMDYYVTFLAGIFRSVRFGAASAHGRANMMRFNYFADFGAFERDENGHYRVIEERFSEAVDALSRDILVMQGDGDYERAGRMLEELGRIGPQLQADLDRIDAAGIPVDVVFEQGHEVVGF, encoded by the coding sequence ATGAAATCGATGATTCTAATTCTCCTCGCCTCGAGCCTGGCCCTTGCTCTGGCTGCTTGCGGCGATGCCACCGAGCCCGCCTCGCAGGGCAGTGAAGGCGAGGCATCGCCACCCACGGTCGCGGCCGTCGCGGCGGATGATGCACCCTCGGTCGAAACCGCCGCCGAGGCTCTGGCTCCGGTCCGGCCGGGGATCTACTCGAGCTTCCGTCTCGACCCGCCGGTCGATCGGCTCAGCGAGAACGAGCAGCGCATGGTGGGCCTGCTGATCGATGCCGCCGCCATCATGGATGCGTTGTTCTGGAAGCAGGCTTTCGGGGACCCGGTCGTCTTCCTGGCCGGGATCGACGATCCCGACGCGCGCCGCTTCGCCGAGATCAACTACGGACCCTGGGATCGTCTGGCCGGAAATCAGCCGTTTCTGCCGGGCTTCGGTCCGAAGCCGGCCGGTGCGAACTACTATCCGGCCGACATGAGCGACGAGGAGTTCGAGGCCTTCGAAGACCCGGCCAAGCTGGATCTCTACACCCTGATCCGCCGGGACGAAGCGGGCGATCTGGAAGTGGTTCCCTACCATGAAGCCTACGCGGAAGAACTGGAGCAAGCCGCGGCGCTGCTGCGCCAGGCAGCCGAGCTGTCCGACAGCGAAGGCTTCGCTGATTATCTGCGCCTCAGAGCGGAAGCACTGGTCAGCGACGACTACCAGCCGTCCGACATGGCCTGGATGGACGTGCGCGACAACAACGTCGAGATCATCATCGGCGCGATCGAAACCTACGAGGATCAGCGCTATGGAGCCAAGGCGGGTTACGAGGCCTACGTGATGCTCAAGGATCACGACTGGAGCCAGCGTCTCAGCCGCTACGCGGCCTTGCTCCCGGCCCTGCAGGAAGGGCTTCCGGTGCCCGAGGCTTATCGCGCCGAGTCGCCCGGTACCGATTCAGACCTCAATGCTTACGACATGGTCTACTACGCCGGTCATTCCAATGCTGGTTCGAAGACGATCGCGGTCAATCTTCCCAATGACGAAGAGGTGCAGCTGGCGAGAGGCACCCGACGGCTGCAGCTCAAGAACGCCATGCGCGCCAAGTTCGACGCCATTCTCGAGCCCCTGGCCGAGGTGCTGATCGCCGAGGACCAGCGTCGGCACATCCAGTTCGACGCCTTCTTCGGCAATACCATGTTCCACGAGGTGGCCCATGGACTGGGCATCAAGAACACCATTAATGGACAGGGGACGGTGCGTGAGGCACTGCGCGAGCACGCCAGTCCGCACGAGGAAGGCAAGGCCGATGTGCTGGGGCTGTACATGGTGCGAGAACTCCTCGAACAGGGCGAGATGGAGGGGGAGGTCATGGATTACTACGTGACCTTCCTCGCCGGCATCTTCCGCTCCGTGCGTTTCGGCGCAGCCAGCGCTCACGGTCGGGCGAACATGATGCGCTTCAACTACTTTGCCGACTTCGGGGCCTTCGAGCGTGACGAGAACGGCCACTACCGAGTCATCGAAGAGCGCTTTTCCGAGGCGGTTGATGCCCTGTCGCGCGACATCCTGGTGATGCAGGGTGACGGTGACTACGAACGGGCCGGGCGCATGCTGGAGGAGCTGGGTCGGATCGGCCCGCAGCTGCAGGCGGATCTGGATCGGATCGACGCGGCCGGCATTCCGGTCGACGTGGTCTTCGAGCAGGGGCACGAGGTCGTCGGCTTTTAG
- a CDS encoding M23 family metallopeptidase, giving the protein MRHRYLITITDYRGARHYTLTQLMKRMLAGVLCAVGLVFLTGTLLLHGLNSRVNELNGELASLETRQAEIMASNDALLADRQALQREVDEKADSLMALSSELESIEILIGLRAEPERPLAQRIDTASQTAFEKRLMLESIPSGFPVESEVVTSRFGMRRHPIRDELAMHGGADLRATTGTPIYATADGVVEWASFHHNSGLGKMVKLVHNYGFSTIYGHMDEIEVQVGTYIKRGELIGYSGNTGASAAPHLHYEVRHLNRRLDPLPFLNWSINDYDRVFTEEDRVEWESLVEVIRRTASVAAERPSSLQAQNWSATSP; this is encoded by the coding sequence ATGCGACATCGCTATCTGATCACGATCACCGATTACCGCGGTGCCCGACACTACACCCTCACCCAGCTGATGAAGCGCATGCTGGCAGGTGTGCTGTGCGCGGTTGGACTGGTGTTCCTGACCGGCACCCTGCTGCTGCACGGCCTGAACAGCCGAGTGAACGAGCTCAACGGCGAGCTGGCCTCGCTGGAGACCCGTCAGGCCGAAATCATGGCCAGCAACGATGCCCTGCTCGCCGATCGGCAGGCCCTGCAGAGGGAAGTCGACGAAAAGGCGGACTCCCTGATGGCGCTGTCCAGCGAACTGGAGAGCATCGAGATCCTGATCGGCCTGCGTGCCGAACCGGAACGCCCGCTGGCCCAGCGCATCGATACCGCCAGCCAGACCGCGTTCGAGAAGCGACTCATGCTGGAATCCATTCCCAGCGGCTTCCCAGTGGAATCCGAGGTCGTGACCAGTCGCTTCGGCATGCGTCGCCACCCGATTCGCGACGAGCTGGCCATGCACGGTGGTGCCGATCTGCGCGCGACCACCGGCACGCCGATCTACGCCACGGCCGACGGCGTGGTCGAATGGGCCTCGTTCCACCACAACAGCGGCCTCGGCAAGATGGTCAAGCTGGTGCACAACTACGGCTTCTCCACGATCTACGGCCACATGGACGAGATCGAAGTGCAGGTCGGCACCTACATCAAGCGGGGTGAATTGATCGGTTATTCCGGCAACACCGGCGCTTCGGCCGCGCCCCATCTCCATTACGAAGTCCGACACCTCAATCGTCGCCTGGACCCACTACCCTTCCTCAACTGGTCGATTAACGATTATGATCGGGTCTTCACCGAAGAGGATCGAGTCGAATGGGAATCATTAGTCGAGGTCATCCGCAGGACCGCAAGCGTGGCGGCGGAACGACCGTCATCGCTTCAGGCACAAAACTGGTCGGCGACCTCACCCTGA
- a CDS encoding bactofilin family protein, whose protein sequence is MGIISRGHPQDRKRGGGTTVIASGTKLVGDLTLNDSLHVDGSVEGKIDSDNEVSIGEEGRVEGDINADTVMISGQFDGSIEAKRLEIVATGRVSGSIAVAQLVIESGAVFNGTSRTRESEAPRRIAQAGGDESRTKPAKDAKADKAAAQGAS, encoded by the coding sequence ATGGGAATCATTAGTCGAGGTCATCCGCAGGACCGCAAGCGTGGCGGCGGAACGACCGTCATCGCTTCAGGCACAAAACTGGTCGGCGACCTCACCCTGAACGACAGCCTGCATGTCGATGGCTCCGTCGAGGGCAAGATCGACTCCGACAACGAGGTCTCGATCGGCGAGGAAGGCCGAGTCGAAGGCGACATCAACGCGGATACCGTCATGATCAGCGGCCAGTTCGACGGCAGCATCGAAGCCAAGCGCCTGGAAATCGTTGCGACTGGCAGGGTCTCGGGCAGTATTGCCGTCGCTCAGCTGGTGATCGAGTCCGGCGCCGTGTTCAATGGAACCAGTCGAACACGGGAGTCCGAAGCACCACGGCGCATCGCGCAGGCCGGCGGCGATGAAAGCCGCACGAAACCGGCAAAGGACGCGAAGGCAGACAAGGCAGCCGCCCAGGGCGCTTCCTGA